The following proteins come from a genomic window of Carassius auratus strain Wakin unplaced genomic scaffold, ASM336829v1 scaf_tig00029889, whole genome shotgun sequence:
- the LOC113079933 gene encoding doublecortin domain-containing protein 2-like isoform X2 has translation MASTGVTSHLPPVKRVKVYRNGDPFFSGRRFVVNQRQLTNIDAFLNDITLSIGAPLAVRTLYTPRFGHRVADLSDLQQGAQYVAAGFERFKKLDYLTAGQKKGPLCRVMYPAQDKPLVRPNVSAKWRKTITLPFIIHVFRNGDILSPALRLIIHRHMQKNLEQILRLISEKAMLRTGAVRRLCTLEGFTVTSTEELESGQSYVAVGTERFKKLPYVEILMNKATGNSWNRQYYAGDRGLQRRIEMFPQDSQSDSTLMNSPEREGRRVKSTGDELERESSPQPVKRRGRRGEREENSVFYARPVRVRRHPPTDRPLPRAAIGEPSVFKASESRMREEVRGAEEVAEDENTAVELHIDLREAEVVEDEELLERDPFDTTHINHRDSAELHRPSSDLSSEKEFIVSERETWDDTSAPQREAQQGYTSSKESQHDTNKQDAESSSRHSRSSSPKVSKHSQVTQQEPVSL, from the exons ATGGCGTCCACTGGTGTCACTAGTCACCTGCCTCCAGTCAAGAGAGTGAAGGTCTACAGAAATGGAGACCCCTTCTTTTCAG GAAGGAGATTTGTGGTAAACCAGAGGCAACTCACCAACATTGATGCGTTTCTTAATGACATCACTCTCAGTATCGGAGCTCCATTAGCTGTTCGAACTCTCTATACACCACGCTTTGGTCATCGGGTCGCTGACCTTAGTGACCTACAGCAAGGGGCACAGTATGTGGCCGCAGGGTTTGAACGCTTTAAGAAGCTAGA tTACCTGACTGCTGGACAGAAGAAAGGTCCACTGTGCAGAGTTATGTATCCAGCCCAG GATAAACCACTTGTCAGGCCTAATGTGTCTGCAAAATGGAGGAAGACCATCACTCTGCCCTTCATCATACA TGTATTCCGGAATGGAGACATCCTCAGTCCTGCCCTGCGCCTGATCATTCACCGCCACATGCAGAAAAATCTAGAGCAGATTCTGAGGCTCATTTCTGAAAAAGCCATGCTTCGCACAGGAGCCGTGCGCAG GCTTTGCACTCTGGAGGGTTTCACAGTGACCTCCACAGAGGAGCTGGAGAGCGGGCAAAGCTATGTAGCTGTGGGAACAGAGAGGTTCAAGAAACTTCCATATGTAGAGATACTGATGAATAAAGCAACAGGCAACAGTTGGAATAGACA ATATTATGCAGGTGACAGAGGATTACAGAGAAGAATTGAG ATGTTTCCTCAGGACAGCCAGAGTGACTCCACCCTCATGAATTCACCTGAG AGGGAAGGCAGGCGTGTGAAGTCCACAGGAGATGAATTGGAGCGAGAGAGCTCCCCTCAGCCGGTTAAAAGGAGAGGaaggagaggagaaagagaagagaactCTGTTTTCTATGCCAGACCAGTGAGAGTCCGCAGACACCCTCCCACAGACAGACCCCTTCCTAGAGCCGCAATAG GTGAGCCCAGTGTGTTTAAGGCCTCTGAGAGCAGGATGAGGGAGGAGGTTCGAGGTGCTGAGGAGGTCGCAGAGGATGAAAACACAGCTGTAGAGCTTCACATTGACCTG AGAGAAGCAGAAGTTGTAGAGGATGAGGAGCTTCTTGAAAGGGATCCGTTTGATACAACCCATATAAATCAC AGGGATTCAGCTGAACTGCACAGGCCATCATCTGATCTCTCCAGTGAGAAAGAGTTCATAGTGTCTGAGAGGGAGACATGGGACGACACGTCAGCTCCACAGAGAGAAGCACAGCAGGGATACACGTCCAGCAAAGAGTCTCAGCATGATACAAACAAACAAGATGCT GAGTCATCCTCAAGGCATTCCAGATCTTCATCACCCAAAGTCTCTAAACATTCTCAAGTAACACAGCAAGAACCTGTCAGTTTAtaa
- the LOC113079936 gene encoding IQ domain-containing protein C: protein MAMSEQKWIQTLTRFQAQCRGSVMRKGLSLVQTQFEEIVQEIDGGLDHLQWRGNIIPKPHFTDTESLLLQYERSRFRSHDLLDDSGREQKTENDGSEKSLLQSEIQVPEKDEATEKASRDTSTSVERGDNVVIRNLMDDSTALCSIVNSDVSLSGLFQTGPNLHSVFKETAHTPDSLKQQRSTLAMELLWIQQAISSRKKYLTLKQRLDVPH from the exons ATGGCTATGAGCGAACAGAAATGGATACAGACGTTAACTCGATTTCag GCTCAATGTCGTGGTTCTGTGATGAGGAAAGGTCTGAGTTTGGTTCAGACTCAGTTTGAAGAGATAGTGCAAGAGATTGATGGAGGATTGGATCACCTGCAGTGGAGAGGAAACATCATTCCCAAACCTCACTTCACTGACACT GAAAGCCTATTGCTGCAGTATGAACGGTCCAGGTTTCGGTCCCATGACCTTCTGGATGATTCAGGGAGGGAACAGAAGACAGAAAATGATGGCAGTGAGAAATCTCTCCTACAGTCTGAAATCCAGGTCCCGGAGAAAGACGAAGCTACTGAAAAAGCCAGCAGAGACACTTCCACATCTGTGGAGAGAGGAGACAATGTGGTCATAAGAAACCTGATGGATGATTCTACTGCACTGTGCAGTATCGTGAATTCAGATGTCAGCCTCAGTGGCTTATTTCAGACAG GACCAaatttgcattcagtttttaaaGAGACTGCACATACTCCTGACTCTCTGAAGCAGCAGAGGAGCACTTTAGCCATGGAGTTGCTGTGGATCCAACAAGCCATCAGTAGCAGAAAGAAA TATCTTACACTTAAACAGAGATTGGATGTGCCACACTGA
- the LOC113079933 gene encoding doublecortin domain-containing protein 2-like isoform X3, which yields MASTGVTSHLPPVKRVKVYRNGDPFFSGRRFVVNQRQLTNIDAFLNDITLSIGAPLAVRTLYTPRFGHRVADLSDLQQGAQYVAAGFERFKKLDYLTAGQKKGPLCRVMYPAQDKPLVRPNVSAKWRKTITLPFIIHVFRNGDILSPALRLIIHRHMQKNLEQILRLISEKAMLRTGAVRRLCTLEGFTVTSTEELESGQSYVAVGTERFKKLPYVEILMNKATGNSWNRQYYAGDRGLQRRIEDSQSDSTLMNSPEREGRRVKSTGDELERESSPQPVKRRGRRGEREENSVFYARPVRVRRHPPTDRPLPRAAIGEPSVFKASESRMREEVRGAEEVAEDENTAVELHIDLREAEVVEDEELLERDPFDTTHINHRDSAELHRPSSDLSSEKEFIVSERETWDDTSAPQREAQQGYTSSKESQHDTNKQDAESSSRHSRSSSPKVSKHSQVTQQEPVSL from the exons ATGGCGTCCACTGGTGTCACTAGTCACCTGCCTCCAGTCAAGAGAGTGAAGGTCTACAGAAATGGAGACCCCTTCTTTTCAG GAAGGAGATTTGTGGTAAACCAGAGGCAACTCACCAACATTGATGCGTTTCTTAATGACATCACTCTCAGTATCGGAGCTCCATTAGCTGTTCGAACTCTCTATACACCACGCTTTGGTCATCGGGTCGCTGACCTTAGTGACCTACAGCAAGGGGCACAGTATGTGGCCGCAGGGTTTGAACGCTTTAAGAAGCTAGA tTACCTGACTGCTGGACAGAAGAAAGGTCCACTGTGCAGAGTTATGTATCCAGCCCAG GATAAACCACTTGTCAGGCCTAATGTGTCTGCAAAATGGAGGAAGACCATCACTCTGCCCTTCATCATACA TGTATTCCGGAATGGAGACATCCTCAGTCCTGCCCTGCGCCTGATCATTCACCGCCACATGCAGAAAAATCTAGAGCAGATTCTGAGGCTCATTTCTGAAAAAGCCATGCTTCGCACAGGAGCCGTGCGCAG GCTTTGCACTCTGGAGGGTTTCACAGTGACCTCCACAGAGGAGCTGGAGAGCGGGCAAAGCTATGTAGCTGTGGGAACAGAGAGGTTCAAGAAACTTCCATATGTAGAGATACTGATGAATAAAGCAACAGGCAACAGTTGGAATAGACA ATATTATGCAGGTGACAGAGGATTACAGAGAAGAATTGAG GACAGCCAGAGTGACTCCACCCTCATGAATTCACCTGAG AGGGAAGGCAGGCGTGTGAAGTCCACAGGAGATGAATTGGAGCGAGAGAGCTCCCCTCAGCCGGTTAAAAGGAGAGGaaggagaggagaaagagaagagaactCTGTTTTCTATGCCAGACCAGTGAGAGTCCGCAGACACCCTCCCACAGACAGACCCCTTCCTAGAGCCGCAATAG GTGAGCCCAGTGTGTTTAAGGCCTCTGAGAGCAGGATGAGGGAGGAGGTTCGAGGTGCTGAGGAGGTCGCAGAGGATGAAAACACAGCTGTAGAGCTTCACATTGACCTG AGAGAAGCAGAAGTTGTAGAGGATGAGGAGCTTCTTGAAAGGGATCCGTTTGATACAACCCATATAAATCAC AGGGATTCAGCTGAACTGCACAGGCCATCATCTGATCTCTCCAGTGAGAAAGAGTTCATAGTGTCTGAGAGGGAGACATGGGACGACACGTCAGCTCCACAGAGAGAAGCACAGCAGGGATACACGTCCAGCAAAGAGTCTCAGCATGATACAAACAAACAAGATGCT GAGTCATCCTCAAGGCATTCCAGATCTTCATCACCCAAAGTCTCTAAACATTCTCAAGTAACACAGCAAGAACCTGTCAGTTTAtaa
- the LOC113079933 gene encoding doublecortin domain-containing protein 2-like isoform X1, whose amino-acid sequence MASTGVTSHLPPVKRVKVYRNGDPFFSGRRFVVNQRQLTNIDAFLNDITLSIGAPLAVRTLYTPRFGHRVADLSDLQQGAQYVAAGFERFKKLDYLTAGQKKGPLCRVMYPAQDKPLVRPNVSAKWRKTITLPFIIHVFRNGDILSPALRLIIHRHMQKNLEQILRLISEKAMLRTGAVRRLCTLEGFTVTSTEELESGQSYVAVGTERFKKLPYVEILMNKATGNSWNRQYYAGDRGLQRRIESKKMFPQDSQSDSTLMNSPEREGRRVKSTGDELERESSPQPVKRRGRRGEREENSVFYARPVRVRRHPPTDRPLPRAAIGEPSVFKASESRMREEVRGAEEVAEDENTAVELHIDLREAEVVEDEELLERDPFDTTHINHRDSAELHRPSSDLSSEKEFIVSERETWDDTSAPQREAQQGYTSSKESQHDTNKQDAESSSRHSRSSSPKVSKHSQVTQQEPVSL is encoded by the exons ATGGCGTCCACTGGTGTCACTAGTCACCTGCCTCCAGTCAAGAGAGTGAAGGTCTACAGAAATGGAGACCCCTTCTTTTCAG GAAGGAGATTTGTGGTAAACCAGAGGCAACTCACCAACATTGATGCGTTTCTTAATGACATCACTCTCAGTATCGGAGCTCCATTAGCTGTTCGAACTCTCTATACACCACGCTTTGGTCATCGGGTCGCTGACCTTAGTGACCTACAGCAAGGGGCACAGTATGTGGCCGCAGGGTTTGAACGCTTTAAGAAGCTAGA tTACCTGACTGCTGGACAGAAGAAAGGTCCACTGTGCAGAGTTATGTATCCAGCCCAG GATAAACCACTTGTCAGGCCTAATGTGTCTGCAAAATGGAGGAAGACCATCACTCTGCCCTTCATCATACA TGTATTCCGGAATGGAGACATCCTCAGTCCTGCCCTGCGCCTGATCATTCACCGCCACATGCAGAAAAATCTAGAGCAGATTCTGAGGCTCATTTCTGAAAAAGCCATGCTTCGCACAGGAGCCGTGCGCAG GCTTTGCACTCTGGAGGGTTTCACAGTGACCTCCACAGAGGAGCTGGAGAGCGGGCAAAGCTATGTAGCTGTGGGAACAGAGAGGTTCAAGAAACTTCCATATGTAGAGATACTGATGAATAAAGCAACAGGCAACAGTTGGAATAGACA ATATTATGCAGGTGACAGAGGATTACAGAGAAGAATTGAG AGTAAAAAGATGTTTCCTCAGGACAGCCAGAGTGACTCCACCCTCATGAATTCACCTGAG AGGGAAGGCAGGCGTGTGAAGTCCACAGGAGATGAATTGGAGCGAGAGAGCTCCCCTCAGCCGGTTAAAAGGAGAGGaaggagaggagaaagagaagagaactCTGTTTTCTATGCCAGACCAGTGAGAGTCCGCAGACACCCTCCCACAGACAGACCCCTTCCTAGAGCCGCAATAG GTGAGCCCAGTGTGTTTAAGGCCTCTGAGAGCAGGATGAGGGAGGAGGTTCGAGGTGCTGAGGAGGTCGCAGAGGATGAAAACACAGCTGTAGAGCTTCACATTGACCTG AGAGAAGCAGAAGTTGTAGAGGATGAGGAGCTTCTTGAAAGGGATCCGTTTGATACAACCCATATAAATCAC AGGGATTCAGCTGAACTGCACAGGCCATCATCTGATCTCTCCAGTGAGAAAGAGTTCATAGTGTCTGAGAGGGAGACATGGGACGACACGTCAGCTCCACAGAGAGAAGCACAGCAGGGATACACGTCCAGCAAAGAGTCTCAGCATGATACAAACAAACAAGATGCT GAGTCATCCTCAAGGCATTCCAGATCTTCATCACCCAAAGTCTCTAAACATTCTCAAGTAACACAGCAAGAACCTGTCAGTTTAtaa